GAAGCAGTATCAACAAATGGCTCGTCCTCCCAAATTAATCGATGTGCGGACGGGTTTTGAATATAAGACCGGTCATGCGCCACAGGCGGTGAACTTGAGTCTCTTTCGCCTTTCTTTTGGTATGATTCCAGGCTTAAGACGGTTGTTACTACCAAAATGGTTTCGGGAACTGCCGAAAGATCAACCAGTTGCCGTTATCTGCTTAACCTCTCATCGTAGCCCGATCGCCGCCAAGCAACTCCTCAAGGCTGGCTTTCAAAAAGTCTATAACATTTCTGGTGGAATGATGGAGTGGCAACAGAAAGGACTTCCCACAAGTAAGTGATTACTTATTTTTTATCCTTACGTCATTGTTGTCTGATAACGAATGACCCATGACTAAGGACTAATGACCAAAGCATTTGGAGATTAATTATGCAAATTAGTC
Above is a genomic segment from Cyanobacteria bacterium GSL.Bin1 containing:
- a CDS encoding rhodanese-like domain-containing protein → MVTASAQPTVRQISPKQYQQMARPPKLIDVRTGFEYKTGHAPQAVNLSLFRLSFGMIPGLRRLLLPKWFRELPKDQPVAVICLTSHRSPIAAKQLLKAGFQKVYNISGGMMEWQQKGLPTSK